A single Haloimpatiens massiliensis DNA region contains:
- a CDS encoding DUF6431 domain-containing protein, with amino-acid sequence MIRLFSQLCKCFKQISFENEINIFEEYMKTVNSEALVCPFCGSKHDLSLFASYKRHLVTYDNNEVHDNIITINRYICPSCGHTHAILPSVIVPYMSFSFKFTVSIIHDYLVHKFTSVEAMCEHYCIAISTFYRILNKFKEHKQLWLGLLQDRLISNLSFIQRVINSTFIEIETFITNFFNRNGLSFFQGTS; translated from the coding sequence ATGATAAGATTATTTTCACAACTATGCAAGTGTTTTAAACAAATTTCTTTTGAAAATGAGATAAATATTTTTGAAGAGTATATGAAAACGGTTAATTCAGAGGCTTTGGTATGTCCATTCTGCGGATCTAAACACGATCTATCCCTATTTGCCTCTTATAAACGCCATCTTGTGACTTATGATAATAATGAAGTTCACGATAATATAATAACTATCAATAGATATATTTGCCCGTCATGCGGACATACTCATGCTATCCTACCTTCGGTAATTGTGCCCTACATGTCATTTAGCTTTAAATTTACTGTGTCTATTATTCATGATTATCTTGTACATAAATTTACCTCTGTAGAAGCTATGTGTGAACATTACTGTATAGCAATATCTACATTCTATCGAATTTTAAATAAATTCAAAGAACATAAACAACTATGGCTTGGACTTTTACAAGACAGGCTTATTTCTAACTTAAGTTTTATACAACGTGTTATAAATAGTACCTTTATTGAAATTGAAACCTTTATAACAAACTTTTTTAATAGAAATGGATTATCCTTTTTTCAAGGAACATCATAA